Part of the Paenarthrobacter sp. JL.01a genome is shown below.
GGGTACACTACGGTTCGGGATTGCGGAGCATCCGGCTTTGCCAACTCGGCAGTCAGGGACGCGGTAAAGCGTGGAGTCGTGATGGGTCCGACAATCTTCAGCTCCGGCCGGATCATCAGTCCAACAACCAGAGGTAACAGCATCACCCAGTCGGTCTATGTAGAGGCCGACGGTGTCGACGCGGTCGTGAGGGCCTGTCGGGAGGAGATCGCACACGGGGCGGACTTCATTAAGTACATGGCCACCGGTTCCATTGCCAACCCTGGAGGAGAACCCGGGATGATGATCACCACTGAGGCTGAGCTCGTTGCCTTGGTGGAGTCAGCCAGGTTGCAGAACAGCTATGTCGCTGCTCACTGCCACGGAAAAGAAGGCATCATCGCCGCTGCCCGGGCCGGTGTGCGAACCATCGAACATGCGTCCTTCCTTGACGACGAGGCCATCAAAGTACTTTTGGACTATGGGACCGCTATTGTCCCGACCATGTCGGTGGCGCACTCGGCCTTGGCCCGGGCTGCCGCGAACGAGGGCGCACACGGCATCGACGATGAGCAGATCAAATCATTCTTCGACGCATGCCGCGAAGGTGTGAAGAACGCTTACGAGGCCGGAGTGCCTGTGGCCTGGGGAACCGATTTCGGCTTGTCCGGGTTGCGGAAGTTCGGCAACGTCGAATTCACGCTCCGTAAAGCGTTCGGATTCACGCCCGAAGAGTTGCTGAGGCAAGCCACTATAGATAGTGCACAGATCCTGGGGATCCAGGATGACGTTGGGTCGATCGCTGTTGGGAAGCTCGCCGATCTCATCGTTGTTGAAAGGAACCCACTCGAAGACATTGACGTCATGGTGGCAGCTCCACAGATGGTGTTCGCCAAGGGTGTGCTCGCTGGTCTGGGGCGGTAGCTGGCTTCGCGACATCTTCCGTCTGCAGCGCTTCAGCGCACGCTTCAGCGCTATTCCGTCCCGTTGTTCTTGACGCGCAAGCCAAGCTCGTTCAAATAGTTGTATATCGTGAATCGGCTGACATCCAGATGTTCGGCGGCGAGTTCCACCGCTTCACGGATGTTAAAAAATCCACGATCATCCAGTTCCTGGACTACTTGCATTTTGTGCGACTTTTTCATGAGCTCAACCGGAACGCCGACCGTGCTCGTCGAGTCTCTCAGTATGCCCTGCGCCAGGCCATCGACCGAGACCGGGAAGGTGTCAACCACCTGGGGTGAAGGATGGAGGGGCATTGCCGTCAGGGCCGACAGTGCAACCTGTGCCCGTTCAAGGTCTGTGACGTCGCTGTTCAGGGACAGGCATGCCACTGCACGTCCGTCCGGTGATCTGAAGAAAATATTCGAGCAGCGCATGCTCATTCCGCTGGTCGTCTGGGTTCGGTAACCGATCATGTCATCCAGCTCGTTCGCTTCGACAAACCGGAGACCGACATCGGTGATCGGACCACCAACCGCGCGGCCGCTCACGGGGTTGGCTATGGCGACGATACTGGTGGGCACTTCACAGAGGTTGTGCAGTACCACTTCCGTGCTCTCACCAAGGGCAAGGCCCAGGACCGGAACCACCGGAGCAACTATGGAGACAACCGCGTCGGCGTGCTTTACCTGCTCCGCCGTGAACGGAATGCGGCGGGCGGCATGACGCGGCGGGTCCACGAGCTTCTTAGAAACCATCTTTTTAACCATTCCTCGAAGGACGGTGCCGGATGACCGTCGGTCGGTTCTAGCATCGCGCCTTCTCCGCCAGACAGTCAACAAATGATTGACATGGTTGATGAATGGACTTAAGCCTGCAACACTTTGTTGATTCAGTTGATGAGGGACTATCTCCCGTTGACACCACCTAAGGAAGGTTGACCCATGGCGTTTTCGAAACCCAATTGCGCGGACTTCGTCACACTCAAAGAGCCTGTTCTGCTGTCTGGAATAGTCGGTGTTACCGATGAGTGGGAATGCTCCGGCGATGATTTTTCCACCCAGGCACGGCAAGCCTTCGCAAACGCTAAGCGTGTAGTCGACGAGGCGGGGCGACGGTGGGAAGATGTGGCCTTTGTGCGCGCGTTTTTGGCCGATATCACCCACTACAAGGAGTACAGTGCCCTGTTTGATGAGATGTTCACGGTGAGTCCTCCGGCTCGCACGACTGTTCAGGCCGGCCTCGTCGGCCCATTCCTCGTGGAACTGGAAATCACCGTCAACGGCAATTAGTTCACCACCCGTCGTCGTCGTGCCGCAGGCCCGAACAGCAATAAGAGGAAAAACTATGTACACAGTCCAGGCGACCACCCGGCTCGGTGGGGGGCGCGTTGAAGGCGTTGCCGGAATGACGTCACCCGTTGAAACAATAGTTTCCTCGGCGACGGTGATGACCCCCAGCGGTTCCACGGCCACGTTCGTGACCACAAGCCATTGCCTGGAGGTGGCCGACAAGCGAGATGGTCGTCCGATCATCTTCGCTTTCAATGGCGGTCCGGGCGCGGCGGCAGGGTTTCTTGATATCGGATTCCTTGGGCCGTACGGCCTGGAGTTCGCCGACGGTGTGCGCCCGGGCACGCACCCGCCGTTCAGGATCAATGTTGCTGCAGACACAATTCTCGATACCGCCGATGTGGTTCTGATAGATCCCCCCGGAACGGGTTTGGCGAGGCTGAATCCCGAGACGGACCCCAAGGATTTTTACGGATCCATCCAGGACGCCTCAGCAACGCTGGCCGTCATTATGGACTGGTGCGATCGAAACGATAGGGAGAATTCACCGCGGTACCTGCTGGGCGAAAGCTACGGCAGTGTTCGAGCGGTCGAAGTGCTTGGACGCTCCCTCGGAGGACCAACTGAAGGTGGGTGGCTTCCCGGCATGAGTTTTAACGGTGCCATCCTCGTAGGGTCGGTCCTGGATCTGGCGCGGACGATGCATGGAGACCTCGGATTTGTTCAACGCACCACTGCCTACGCCGCGAGTGCCTGGTATCACGGAATAGCCGGCGCGGGCGCATCCCTGGAAGCGCACGTTGCCCAAGCCCGCACGTTTGCAAACCGGGAACTCGTCGTGGCCATGCACGAAGGGCTAAGGCTTGGGGGAGCACATAGGCGCTCCATCACAGATCGACTCTCCGAGGCCATAGGGCTGCCAACTGGACTCCTGCTGCGCAACAATCTCAGGATCACTGCCGAGGAGTTCTCCAAAGAACTGCTGCCCTCCGGACGCATCGGGCCCTTCGATGCCCGATACACAGCCAGCCGCCAAGCCATCGGAGCCGATGTCGTTGCTGACGACGCGGGAATGGGGCAGTTCTCAGCTGCCTTCGCGCACGCCACTCGGACGCGGCTCCGGGACCTTAACGTCGCCAAGGCCGCCGACTACAAACTCATTGATTTTGCTTCCGTCGGCACACCCTGGGACTGGGGGAGCGGGCCCGGCATCGTCGCGCCACCAGACCATGTCTCTCGGCTGTCAACCGCACTGGACCGGGACCCGGAACTCCGCGTGCTCTTTGCCAACGGCTACTTTGACCTGGTCACGCCTCTCGGCTCTGCGGAATATGTCGCAGCTCAGGTAGAGCCGGATGCCAGCCGTGTGACCGTCACCCCGTTTGTGGCAGGCCACATGCCATACGTGGGTGACGAGGCCCGCAAGGCTCTGACGCAAAGCGTCCGAGCCTTCGTGACCACGGGGGGACCCGCACCAGCCAACAGCTAATTTCAACAAATACTTGTTTCTTGCAACATTTGGTGTAAAAATTTCTGTATCGCCCTAGATCGGCTGATCATCCGTAATCGGACCGCCGGGCATCCCATACTTTCCAGCACAACACTGGCTGGGGCCTCAATAAGGAGTTGAAGAACCCGTGACGAACGCAAGCGAGCTCATGCGTCACCAAGTTGCCGAAGGCCTCGGAATCCCCCGGGACCTTTACCTGTCCGAGGAAGTCTTCAATCAGGAGATGGAAGCCATCTTCGGAACCTCTTGGATCTACGCCGGACACGTCTCACAATTGGCCGAGCCCGGCTCCTACTTGACGGTGGAGTCCGGGAAGGAAAGTGTGATCGTAGCCCGTACGCGTGAAGGGTCGCTGGCAGCGAACTTCAATGTATGCCGACACCGCGGAGCGCGGCTTGTCGACGAGGGCTGCGGAGTTACCAGGCGATTCGTCTGCCCTTACCACCAATGGGGCTATGACCTTGACGGCTCATTGAAGGGTGCCCCGAAGATGCCCGAAACCTTTGACCGGAGCCAGTACGGACTAACATCCGTTCACGTAAAGACATGGCAAGGCTTCATCTTCGTGAACCTTGCCGAAAGCCCCACCCGCGACCTGGAAGACATGCTCAGTATCGGAGAGGAAGGGCTGGCCCCCTTCGACCTCGCCTCCGCGCGGGTTGCCCACACCATCACTTACGAAATCTCAGCGAACTGGAAGCTCGTCTGGGAAAACGCCCAAGAGTGCTACCACTGTGGAGCGAACCATCCCGAGTTCCTGAGCGCGGTCGATATCCGCGAGATCACCAGCGATGGACCCGTAGTGTGCGAGATTCCCCCCGGATATGATCCCGTGGTCAAGACCGCACGTTTCCCGCTCAAGGCCGGCGCCACCTCCCTTACGGTCGGCGGGCAGCCAGCATCAGCAAGGATGCTGGGCCAATTCGCCGAAGGTCTTGAGCCCTACACGGCCTCGGTCCACATTAAACCGACGTTTGCGCTGGTCGCCTGCCCTGACTACGCGATGGTCCTCCGGGACGAGCCGATCAGCCTCGACAAGACGCGCGTCACTGCGTCATGGCTCGTCCACAAAGATGCCGAAGAATCCGTCGACTACGACCTGGCCAATCTAATTCGCGTGTGGGACGAGACAAACAAGCAGGACTGGGCTCTCTGCGAGCGAACCCAAAAAGGCGTACAGTCCCGCGCGTTCGTTGCCGGACCGCTCTCTTACGAGGAAACGTCAGTCGTGGATTTCCATAGGGCGTACGAGGGATGGCTCCAAGCCGCGGGACTCTAGGCCAAGCAA
Proteins encoded:
- a CDS encoding RidA family protein codes for the protein MAFSKPNCADFVTLKEPVLLSGIVGVTDEWECSGDDFSTQARQAFANAKRVVDEAGRRWEDVAFVRAFLADITHYKEYSALFDEMFTVSPPARTTVQAGLVGPFLVELEITVNGN
- a CDS encoding metal-dependent hydrolase family protein, whose product is MILRNCRLVPALVDDFSESTADVVIEEGRIIGITPTGDRPAAADDLDLDGRWLLPGLIDLHVHLYLPNGNFDTLERRSHADVIIDVIEHAQARLMYGYTTVRDCGASGFANSAVRDAVKRGVVMGPTIFSSGRIISPTTRGNSITQSVYVEADGVDAVVRACREEIAHGADFIKYMATGSIANPGGEPGMMITTEAELVALVESARLQNSYVAAHCHGKEGIIAAARAGVRTIEHASFLDDEAIKVLLDYGTAIVPTMSVAHSALARAAANEGAHGIDDEQIKSFFDACREGVKNAYEAGVPVAWGTDFGLSGLRKFGNVEFTLRKAFGFTPEELLRQATIDSAQILGIQDDVGSIAVGKLADLIVVERNPLEDIDVMVAAPQMVFAKGVLAGLGR
- a CDS encoding transcriptional regulator, whose translation is MVSKKLVDPPRHAARRIPFTAEQVKHADAVVSIVAPVVPVLGLALGESTEVVLHNLCEVPTSIVAIANPVSGRAVGGPITDVGLRFVEANELDDMIGYRTQTTSGMSMRCSNIFFRSPDGRAVACLSLNSDVTDLERAQVALSALTAMPLHPSPQVVDTFPVSVDGLAQGILRDSTSTVGVPVELMKKSHKMQVVQELDDRGFFNIREAVELAAEHLDVSRFTIYNYLNELGLRVKNNGTE
- a CDS encoding aromatic ring-hydroxylating oxygenase subunit alpha, translating into MTNASELMRHQVAEGLGIPRDLYLSEEVFNQEMEAIFGTSWIYAGHVSQLAEPGSYLTVESGKESVIVARTREGSLAANFNVCRHRGARLVDEGCGVTRRFVCPYHQWGYDLDGSLKGAPKMPETFDRSQYGLTSVHVKTWQGFIFVNLAESPTRDLEDMLSIGEEGLAPFDLASARVAHTITYEISANWKLVWENAQECYHCGANHPEFLSAVDIREITSDGPVVCEIPPGYDPVVKTARFPLKAGATSLTVGGQPASARMLGQFAEGLEPYTASVHIKPTFALVACPDYAMVLRDEPISLDKTRVTASWLVHKDAEESVDYDLANLIRVWDETNKQDWALCERTQKGVQSRAFVAGPLSYEETSVVDFHRAYEGWLQAAGL